The following coding sequences lie in one Syngnathus scovelli strain Florida chromosome 1, RoL_Ssco_1.2, whole genome shotgun sequence genomic window:
- the LOC125982367 gene encoding mitogen-activated protein kinase kinase kinase 11, which translates to MEPLKNIFSRGPLSAWKNSEQSQKGNFSNPVWTALFDYEAACKDELTLRKGDLVEVLSLDAEISGDEGWWAGKVNNKVGIFPSNYGSFKPGAYGKLPGGGATAVAAAAGELGPAVAAGASEPAVVNFRELSLQEVIGVGGFGKVYRGTWRGALVAVKAARQDPDEDISVTAQNVRQEARLFAMLTHPNIIALKGVCLQEPNLCLIMEYASGGPLSRALAGRRIPPHVLVDWAVQIARGMLYLHSQAIVPVIHRDLKSNNILLAQPIENERMEALTLKITDFGLAREWHKTTKMSTAGTYAWMAPEVIKSSTFSKGSDVWSYGVLLWELLTGEAPYKGIDGLAVAYGVAVNKLTLPIPSTCPQPFAQLMAECWDQDPHRRPNFGSILAQLTALEQQVKEEMPQDSFHSLQEDWKLEIQDMFDELRAKEKELRCREEELKRAALEQKSHEEFLRQREQQLAQWEQDVFERELSLLILHLNQNQNQEKPNVKKRKGTFKKHKLKSKNGEKISMPQDFIHKITVQASPGLEKRRNSPDLGSASSPSFGPRFRAIQLSPGDSGGGSSGGRAFGLSPAWPLEVPSPKQANGELKSQSPKSPKSPKVLRLSPQESSLSMRAKLLVSQRDHNGEDADDFEEYTASAAAAAAPSPPHDGSWLKPDTWRLQQGDSGGEEGGSSLKSGRRALLASGALLASVGLGRCLDVSPKVPPRTQPPSLEECTAKPPRFVDDLITFAAAAEPVSRPLLDPAEPPGEPEPGFPEVASDRAGDRRRRRSSPGLRSSQLVLDLPLCRDTPDAEEQPAAAAAGSLGLDAALWSPKSCCRLEVSVIPRPRPSPIRPRIDAWSFVSAGAGRNWSRSDGVPAGFRPSPTNPFGNCDPFPSPACDPFALRANPPGAWDKASPFDPFPPCAWDKASPFDPFSPPFPTSRSAPCSASGSPTLPSFRAAPPPPDSSLMDSGWAACEGKTPDATKERVRPRRTLGLKPFKSPTQLRDDRF; encoded by the exons ATGGAGCCGCTGAAGAACATATTCAGCCGAGGCCCGCTGTCCGCCTGGAAGAACTCTGAGCAATCGCAGAAAGGCAACTTCAGCAACCCCGTGTGGACGGCCTTGTTTGACTACGAGGCGGCCTGCAAAGACGAGCTCACCCTACGGAAGGGCGACTTGGTGGAGGTCCTCTCCTTGGACGCTGAGATCTCCGGCGATGAGGGTTGGTGGGCGGGCAAGGTCAACAACAAGGTGGGCATCTTCCCCTCCAACTATGGCTCCTTCAAGCCCGGGGCATACGGGAAGCTCCCGGGCGGCGGCGCCACcgccgtggcggcggcggcgggcgagcTGGGCCCCGCCGTGGCGGCGGGCGCCTCGGAACCCGCCGTGGTGAATTTCCGCGAACTCAGCCTCCAGGAGGTGATCGGGGTGGGCGGCTTTGGCAAGGTGTACCGCGGCACGTGGCGGGGCGCGCTGGTGGCGGTGAAGGCGGCGCGCCAGGACCCCGACGAGGACATCAGCGTGACGGCGCAGAACGTCCGGCAGGAGGCCCGACTCTTCGCCATGCTCACCCACCCCAACATCATCGCCCTCAAAGGCGTTTGTCTGCAGGAGCCCAACCTCTGCCTCATTATGGAGTACGCCTCGGGCGGGCCTCTGAGCCGGGCTCTGGCCGGCCGCCGCATCCCGCCTCacgtcctggtggactgggccgTGCAGATCGCCCGCGGGATGCTCTACCTCCACagccaggccatcgtccccgtcATCCACCGGGACCTCAAGTCCAACAACA TCCTTCTGGCTCAGCCCATCGAGAACGAACGCATGGAGGCGCTGACGCTCAAGATCACCGACTTTGGCCTTGCCAGGGAGTGGCACAAGACCACCAAGATGAGCACGGCGGGCACCTACGCCTGGATGGCCCCCGAGGTCATCAAGTCCTCCACCTTCTCCAAGGGCAGCGACGTCTGGAG TTACGGCGTCCTGCTGTGGGAGCTGCTGACGGGAGAGGCGCCCTACAAAGGCATCGACGGGCTGGCGGTGGCCTACGGCGTGGCCGTCAACAAGCTGACGCTGCCCATCCCTTCCACCTGCCCCCAACCCTTCGCGCAGCTCATGGCAG AATGCTGGGACCAGGACCCCCACCGCAGGCCCAACTTTGGCTCCATCCTGGCTCAGCTGACGGCGCTGGAGCAGCAGGTGAAGGAGGAGATGCCGCAGGACTCCTTCCACTCTCTGCAAGAGGACTGGAAGCTGGAGATCCAGGACATGTTTGACGAGCTGCGCGCCAAGGAAAAG GAGCTGCGCTGTCGCGAGGAGGAGCTGAAGCGGGCGGCGCTGGAGCAGAAGTCCCACGAGGAGTTCCTGCGCCAGCGCGAGCAGCAGCTGGCCCAGTGGGAACAGGACGTGTTTGAGCGCGAGCTCAGCCTCCTCATcctgcacctcaaccagaaccagAACCAGGAGAAGCCCAACGTCAAGAAGCGCAAGGGCACCTTCAAGAAGCACAAGCTCAAGAGCAAGAACGGCGAAAAGATCAGCATGCCCCAAG ATTTCATCCACAAGATCACGGTGCAGGCATCCCCCGGCCTGGAGAAGAGACGCAACTCGCCCGATTTGGGCTCGGCCTCCTCGCCTTCCTTCGGCCCGCGTTTCCGCGCCATCCAGC TCAGTCCCGGCGACAGCGGAGGCGGCAGCAGCGGAGGCAGGGCATTTGGTCTGAGCCCGGCGTGGCCCCTGGAGGTCCCGTCCCCTAAGCAGGCCAACGGAGAGCTCAAGTCCCAGAGCCCCAAAAGTCCCAAGAGCCCCAAAGTCCTGCGCCTGAGCCCTCAGGAGAGCAG TTTGTCCATGAGAGCCAAGCTGCTGGTGTCCCAGCGCGACCACAATGGAGAAGACGCAGACGACTTTGAGGAGTACACAgcctcggcggcggcggcggcggcgccgagCCCGCCTCACGACG GCTCCTGGCTGAAGCCCGACACCTGGCGGCTTCAGCAAGGCGATTCGGGCGGCGAAGAAGGAGGCTCTTCTCTCAAGAGCGGCCGCCGCGCTCTGCTGGCCAGCGGCGCTCTCCTGGCTTCTGTGGGCTTAGGTCGATGCCTGGACGTCTCCCCGAAAGTGCCTCCTCGAACTCAGCCCCCATCCCTGGAGGAGTGCACCGCCAAGCCGCCCCGCTTCGTGGACGACCTCATCActttcgccgccgccgccgagcccGTTTCCCGGCCGCTTTTGGATCCGGCCGAGCCCCCGGGGGAACCCGAGCCCGGCTTCCCCGAGGTCGCTTCGGACCGTGCGGgcgacaggaggaggaggaggtccaGTCCGGGCCTGCGAAGCTCCCAGCTCG TTCTGGACTTGCCCCTGTGCCGAGACACGCCGGATGCCGAAgaacagccggccgcagcggcagCCGGCTCACTGGGCCTGGACGCTGCCCTTTGGAGCCCCAAATCCTGCTGCCGCCTGGAGGTCAGTGTCATCCCCCGCCCTCGCCCCTCCCCCATCCGGCCCCGCATCGACGCGTGGAGCTTCGTCTCGGCGGGCGCCGGCCGTAACTGGAGCCGCTCGGACGGTGTCCCGGCGGGGTTCCGCCCCTCCCCGACTAACCCCTTTGGCAACTGCGACCCCTTCCCTTCGCCCGCCTGCGATCCCTTCGCTCTCAGGGCCAACCCGCCGGGAGCCTGGGACAAAGCGTCGCCCTTTGACCCCTTCCCGCCGTGCGCCTGGGACAAGGCCTCGCCCT